Sequence from the Deltaproteobacteria bacterium genome:
CGGCCACGGACCAGATGATCGGCATCTTGGAGACGTCGAACTTGACCATGTGCGGCGGAGCGACCAGCGCCTGGAGTCCGTGGCTGGAGCCGAACAGGCCGATGGTGAAGCCGTCCGCCTTGGCCCGGTTGTAGGCGTACGAGGCCATGATCATGCCACCCGCGCCCGGCATGTTCTGGACGATGATCTTGGGGTTGTCGGGAAGGTACTGCCCGAGATGCCGCCCCATGACCCGCGCCTCGAGGTCGTGGCCGCCGCCCGGGGGATAACCGATCAGGATTCTGATGTTCTTCGCCTGCGCCGTCGTCGCCAACCCGGCGAAGAGGACAAGAAAAGCCAATGCACTCCAGCCCGCTCGTGTCCGTCTCTTCATGATCCGTTTACCTCCTCACGTGTGGGAGTCTGCATCCAAACGATGTGTCGCCAAACGAAAACGGGCCGAGGACTTCAGTTCCCTAGAAATCCTCAGCCCGTTTCCAATTGACGGCGGTCCCTCGCGGAACCCGCCCGCTTCGAGAGTGTCACCGGCGCGGAGTCCGGTGACGCTCTCTTCGCCAAGCAAGCTATTTCTTCTTCTTCGCGGGCTTCGCCACCGTCAGCATCGTCTTGGCCAGCGTGTTGCCGTCCGCGTCCACCAGCATGATCTCGTGGTCGCCGTTGCTCAAGACGCGCAGTTCACGGTTGATGGTCCACTTGGACTTCACCATCCCCTTGTCGTCGGCCTTCTCGATGTTGGGCTTCGCCAGGAAGCTCACGTCGGACAGAACGCCGCCCATGATCAGCCGCAGGCCGACTTCCTGTCCCGCCTTGAGGCCGGACGCGGTAACCGAGACCGCGGTCTTCTTGGACACCTTGTTCGGCTCCAGCATGAGCTTCGCGTCCATCGCCATCGCGAAAGACGACAGCAGGAACAACGCACCCAAAACCGCGGCCAGACTGACTAACCTCTTCGTAACCATATGCTACCTCCCTTTGGTTATTTGCTCCGCTGATCCAGACGGCCTTTTTATACGTAAACCGCGCGGCAATTGTCAAGAGTCCCCCCCCACCGAACTTTGACGGTCCTCCGTCAGATGGGGATCAGACTCGAAAGATAATGCTCGACCAGTCCCAGAATAAACGCCTGAGGGCCGTCGATCAACCCCGGCGGCCAGGGGATGTGCAGCACCATCTCGAACACCCCGACCATGAACACCATCATCACCACCATGTAAGCGATGGCTACCTTCCACGACTCGTTCGCCTGAATGCGCAGGTAGAGGAGCAGGAAGAGCGGCACGCTCAGGATGAAACCGATGATCCAGATGCAGGCGTAGAGGCCGAAGATCCACGAGAAGATGTTGACCGCGCGCTGGATCACCACGGCCACCGGCACGCTGCGGTCCACCGGCAGGTCCATCACCCCGGCCAGGTCCTCGTCCCCGTCCCTGTTGCGGAAGATGTCCATGCCCAGTTGCAGGAAACACAGCAGCATGGTGGGGATGCCGATGCTCCAGGGGAACAGCCGCGCCTGGAACTGCCACTGCTTGGCGGTCATCACCAGACCCACCATCAGGAGGAGGACCAAGACGGTGAACAGCGCGCCCGGGTTGGCCTTAAGCTTCATCGGTATCCCCGCTCTTCTCGTGATCCACCTGCGCGTCGCGCTTCTGCTGCAACTCGCGTTGCTTGCGCGCGTTGCGCACGCCGTAATACAGGCTGATGGCGATGAGCACCGCCACGATCATCACGATGGGGCGCGTCATCCACGCCGCGCCGTAACGGCTGACGGAGATGAAGAGGTAGTTCTCGATGATGCCGCTCAGGACAAGCCCGAGGATCAGCGGCGGCCGCGGCCAGCCGAACCGCTTCATGAGCCAGCCCAGCAGCGAGAAGAACAGGAGCGACCACAGATCGCCGTAGTGCCGGGTGGCCTGGAACGACGCCAGGAAGACGATCACCACCACTAGCGGCGTCAACAGGTTGATCCGCACCATGGCGATCTTCGCCAGGGTGTTGGTCAACAGCATGCACAGGATCGTGCCGAAGATGTTGGCGACAGCGAGGCTCCAGATCATCGTGTAGGTGACCGCCAGGTCCTTGGTGAGCATGGCGGAGCCGGGGGTCAGTCCCTGGATGGTCATGGCCCCGAGCAACAGCGCCATGGACGCGCTGCCGGGCACGCCGAAGGCGATGGTGGGGATCAGCGCCCCGCCCTCCTTGGCGTTGTTGGCGGCCTCCGGCGCCAGCACGCCGCGCACGTCACCGGTGCCGAAGGTCTCGTTGGCACCCTTCTCCGTCTGGATGGCGTGGCCGTAGGCGAACCAGTCCACCACCGACGCACCCAGTCCCGGAATGGCGCCGACGAACACCCCCACCACGCCGCAGCGCAGCACCAGGAACCAGTTGCGGAAGGTGTCGCGGATTCCCGAGAGCACCCCCACGAGCCGCTCCTTGGGCACGTCGGCGATGCGTGTCCCCCGTATGGTCAGATCGACGATCTCGGGGATGGCGAAGATGCCCAGGGCCACCGGCACCAGCGGCACGCCGTCCCAGAGATAGAGCTGCCCGAAGACCCAACGGAGCACGCCGGTCTGCGGGTCCATCCCCACCATGCCGACGCACAGGCCCAGGGCGCCGGCGATGAGCCCCTTCACGGGCGCGTTGCCGCTCAGCACCGCCACCATGGAGATGCCCAGGAAACCCAGCATGAAGAACTCGGGCGAGCCGAACGCGAGCACGATGGGGCGCAGCACCGGGATCGACAGCGCCAGCACCAGCGAGCCGAACACGCCACCGATCAGCGACGCCATGTAAGCGGCGCCGAAGGCGCGCCCGGCTTCACCCTTCTTGGCCATGGGATGGCCGTCGAGGATGGTGGCCTGGGACGCCGAGGTGCCGGGAACGCCGAAGAGAACCGAGGGGATGGTGTCCGAAGTGCTCGTCACCGAGATCAGGCCGATCATGATGGCGAACGCCTCGAAGGAGTCCATGTCGAACGTGAAGGGCAGGAGGATGGCAAGGCCCACAAGGCCACCGAGGCCAGGAATGGCGCCCAAGGCGAGGCCCATGAACACCCCGATGAACAGATACCCCAGCCGGGTCGGAACCAGGAGGTTCTCAAATGCCACGGTGGCGGCTTCCCACATAGGAACTCCCTTCTGCTCCTTACGAGACCCTTCTGCCCCTTACGAAATCCACAGGGATATATCGAGGTCCAGGGGGACTGTCAAGGCTGTGGCAGGCCAACGCACGGTTACACGGGCGCCGACGCCCCCGTTGCGGGATCAAGGGAAACCGATTAACCTCCGTTAGCTGCCGCCACTCGGCTGGCCGAGGACGCGCCGCGCCTGTCCCGACTGTCCCATCACGCGGACGCGCGCAACCAGGAACCTGCGTTCTTATAAACGAAATTTTCGCGCGGGACACAACACCCGGAAAGGATCGTCACCATGGGAAACATCGGCATGTGCTTCGTCAACGCGGCGCCGCAGATCGACGCCGGCTTCGTCACCGCCATGGCGCGGAAGTGCGACGAGGGCGGCCTGCATTCGTTCTGGACCATCGATCGCATCGCCTACGACAACCTGGAAGCCCTGACCGTGCTCGCGGCCGCGGCCGGCGCCACGGAGCGCGTCCGGCTGGGCACCTCGGTGCTGTTGTCGGCGCTGCGCCACCCCGCGCTCCTGGCCAAGACCGTGGCCACCCTCGACTTCCTGTCCAACGGCCGCGTGACCCTGGGAATCGGCTTCGGCAGCCGCGAGAACGACTTCACCTCGGTGGAGGTGCCGTGGGAGCACCGCGGCAGCCGGGCGGAAGAATCCCTCAAGCTCATGAAGCGCCTGTGGACCGAGGAGGAAGTGGAGCATCACGGCCGCTTCTTCGACCTCCACAGCACGCGCTTCGGCCCCGACACCGTGCAGTCGCCGCACCCCCCCGTGTGGATGGGCGGCGGCGCCGAGCCGGTCCTGAAGCGCGTGGGCCGGTACGCCGACGGCTACATCTGCGGCAGCAACGCCGTGCACAACTTCGACGCGGTGTGGGAGAAGATCAGCGGCCACGCCCGCGCCGCCGGGCGCAACCCCGACGACATCGAGAAGGCCGGCCTCACCTTCATCGCCATCGACGACGACAAGAGCAAGGCTGTGGAGGCGTGCGAGAACTACCTCATCCGCTACTATGGCAAGGTGCGCATGGACGTGGAGAAGTACATGCTCGTGGGCAGCGCCGACGCCTGCGCCGACGGCATCAACCGCATCTTCGCCGGCGGCCTGCAGACCCTGATCATCGGCCTCGCCATCTCCGACCTGCGTCAACTGGACACGTTCGTGGAGAAGGTGATGCCGCAGGTGGAGAGCTAGGCAACCTAAAGTGGCGCCGGCCCCTCGAAGTCGCTGGTGTAGGGCAGCTTGTCGGAGGTTTTCGCGACCTCGTCCATGTTGTCGAGCAGCAGCGCGGTGGAGTCCCATGTCCCCGTGGTGAGGGCGTTGCGGTGGCCTTCGCTGATGTCGAGGTCGATGTCGCTGCCGTCGGGCAACCGCACCTTGCGGGCTTCCAGGTCCACCGTGAGCTCCGCCGTGGGGTCGCTCTCCACCAGCGCCATGAGCTTGCCGACGTCCTCGGGCGACGCCATCACCGTGGGCATGCCCAGCAGCACGCTGCTGCCGGCGAAGATGGGGCCGAAGGACTCGCCGATGACGACGCGGATGCCCCACCGGTACAGCGCCTGGGGCGCGTGCTCGCGCGACGACCCGCAGCCGAAGTTGCGGTTCACCACCAGCACCTCGGCGCCCTGGAAGCGTTCCTCGTTGAACGGGTGGTCGACGGTGTTGCCGTCGGCGTCGTAGCGCTCATCGAAGAACGGGTACTCGCCCATCCGGTTGAAAGTGATTTCCTTGAGGTAGCGGGCCGGGACGATGCGGTCGGTGTCGATGTCCGGGCCCCGCACCACCACGGCCCTGCCGCCTACCTGCTTGATCTCGTTCATGATGACCTCGTTCCGTTGATCAGTTGTACTGGCGCACGTCCACGACCTTGCCGTTCAAGGCGGCGGCGGCCACCATGGCGGGGCTCATCAGCAGGGTGCGCCCTCCCGGGCTCCCCTGGCGCCCGATGAAGTTGCGGTTGGACGAAGAGGCGCACACCTCCCGGCCGCTGAGCTTGTCCGGGTTCATGGCCAGGCACATGGAACAGCCGGCCTCGCGCCACTGAAACCCCGCTTCGGTGAAGACCCGGTCGAGGCCCGCGGCCTCGGCCTGCTTCTTGACGTCGGCGGAGCCCGGCACCACCAGGGCCTTGACCCCGTCGGCCACCCTCCGCCCCTCGGCGACCCGCGCCGCGGCGATCAGGTCCGAGAGCCGCGAATTGGTGCACGAACCGATGAACGCCACGTCGATGGGAGTGCCGAGTATCGGCGCGCCCGGCTCCCAACCCATGTGCGTGTAGGCCTTCTCCACGCTCTTGGGGTCGGTCAACTCCTCGGGGCGCGGCAGGTTCTCCAGCACGCCCAACGCCTGACCGGGATTGATGCCCCAGGTGACCGTGGGCTCGATGGCCGAGCCGTCGATGTCCACGACATCGTCGTAGCTCGCGTCCGGGTCCGACGCCATGGAGCGCCAATAGGCCACCGCGCGGTCGAAGGACTCGCCCTTGGGGGCGAACGGCCGGCCCAGGACGTAATCGTACGTGGTCTGATCGGGATTGACGTAACCCACGAGCGCGCCGCCCTCGATGCTCATGTTGCACACGGTCATGCGCTCGTCCATGTTCATCCGGTCGAGCACGTCGCCGCCGTACTCGTACGCGTAGCCCTTGCCGCCGCCGACGCCGAGCTGCCGGATGATGGTGAGGATGACGTCCTTGGCATGCACTCCCAGGGGGAGCTTGCCGTTGACGTTGATGCGCCGCACCTGGAGACGGTCCATGGCCAGGGTCTGCGTGGCGAGCACGTCGCGCACCTGGCTGGTGCCGATGCCGAAGGCCAGGGTGCCGAACGCCCCGTGGGTGCTCGTGTGGCTGTCGCCGCACGCCAGCGTCATCCCCGGCTGGGTGAGGCCCAACTGCGGGCCGATGACGTGGACGATGCCCTGCCGGTCGCTGTCGAGGCCGTAGAATTCGATGCCGAATTCCCGGACGTTCCTTTCCAGCGCGGCGGTCATCGCCTCGGCCTGTTCGTCGAGAAAGGGCCGGACACGCATGTCCGTCGGGACCACGTGATCGACCGTGGAGAAGGTGCGCTCGGGATAGGCGATGGGAAGGCCGCGCTCCCTCAACATGTCGAAAGCCTGCGGCGTGGTCACCTCGTGGACCAGGTGCAGGCCGATGAAGAGCTGGGTCTGCCCGGTGGGCAGCGTGGTCACCGCGTGGGAGTCCCAGACCTTGTCATAGAGTGTACGATCGGACATGGATACATGTTCTCCTTTGGCGGGAATTTATAGCCAGCAGCCGGTGCCAATTCAAGCGAAGACCCTACCGCCATCTCGCGGCGATCTTCCCAAAGGCAAACCCGGTCGCATGGGGCGCGGGTTGCCTTACGTCCGACCAGGCACCAGGGCGCGCAGGCCCCACGCGGCGGCGAGCAGGGCCACGCCTGCCACCTTCAGCCACCAGATCATCGGCAAGAGGAAGCACGCCGCCGCGGCCAGGAACACCGTCTTGCGCCACGGTTCGACGGTGCCCGCCAGGTAGTCGACGCCCTGAATGGCGACGGCGAGCGCCGCGTAGCCCAGCAGGTAGCTGATCGCGGCCGCGGCGATTTCCAGCGCCGTGCCTAGCAGCAGCAGTTCCGGGACATAGACGAAACTGAACGGGATCAGCATCAGGGTGGTGCCGAACTTCAAGGCCGCGAAACCGGTCTTCATCGGATCCGCGCCGGCAATGGCCGCGCCCGCGAAGGCAGAGACGCAGACCGGCGGCGTGATATTCGACAGGCAGGCCGCGTAGAAAACCACCAGATGGGCCGGCACCTCCGGCACACCGAGTTGCACCAGGGCTGGGGCCGCGACCACGGCAAGGATGATGTAGGAGCCCGTCGTGCTGCTGCCCATGCCGATGATCACGGATATGACCGTAACCAGGGCCACCGTCAAAAGAAGGTTACCGCCCGCGAACTCCACCAGGACGGCGGAAAACTTCAGTCCCAGACCCGCAAGAATGATGCCGCCGATAATCACGCCCAGGCTGCCGATGGCCGCGCCCGCGGACGTGTTGGAATGGGCGCCCGATACCAGGCCCCGGAAGATGTCGCGGGGTGTCATGGCCGTATCCCTGCGCAGCCACGACAGCGCCATCGCCGAGATAATGCCCCAGAACGCTCCCAGGTCCGGGGAATACCCCTCGAACAGCAGCGTCACGACCACCACCAGGGGAATGAAGAAATGCCAGCCCCCGCGCAGCACCTCCCGGAGGTTCGGCACTTCATCCACCGGCATGCCCTTGATGCCCGTACGCACCGCCTCCAGATCGACCATCAGCAAGACAAAGAAAAAGAACAGGACCGCCGGAATCACGTTCATGACCGCGATTTGGAGGTAGCCGGTCTGAGTCAGGGTCGCCAGAATGAACACGCCCGCACCCATGATAGGCGGCATGATCTGACCGCCGGTGGATGCGATCGCCTCGATGGCCCCCGCGTGGTGGGGTTTGAAGCCGATCTTCTTCATCATCGGGATAGTGAACGCGCCGGACGCCACGACGTTGGCCACCGATGAGCCCGAGATGGAGCCGAACAACGCCGAACTGACCGTGGCGATCTTGGCGGGGCCGCCGCGCCACTTGCCCGTCAGCGCCGCGGCCAGATCCATGAAAAAGGTCCCGGCGCCGCTACGCTCCAGGAACGCGCCGAAGATCATGAAAGGGAAAACGAAAGT
This genomic interval carries:
- a CDS encoding tripartite tricarboxylate transporter TctB family protein; its protein translation is MKLKANPGALFTVLVLLLMVGLVMTAKQWQFQARLFPWSIGIPTMLLCFLQLGMDIFRNRDGDEDLAGVMDLPVDRSVPVAVVIQRAVNIFSWIFGLYACIWIIGFILSVPLFLLLYLRIQANESWKVAIAYMVVMMVFMVGVFEMVLHIPWPPGLIDGPQAFILGLVEHYLSSLIPI
- a CDS encoding TRAP transporter fused permease subunit; amino-acid sequence: MAARESWFAPVRGGHRTVSGPFAIAYDLIAALFSLWYLYTSGFGLVSTETNRGLYLLFTAVLVFIRFPAHARAPGHRPSVIDCVLVIMAVVSIGYWMDQYVPYAMFRVSDPNRWDFIMGIAAIVVVLETSRRVLGPAIPIIAAIFLLQLYYGPYLPGKLSHSGLPVDRIIEFTFSTQEAMFGVVTATFATFVFPFMIFGAFLERSGAGTFFMDLAAALTGKWRGGPAKIATVSSALFGSISGSSVANVVASGAFTIPMMKKIGFKPHHAGAIEAIASTGGQIMPPIMGAGVFILATLTQTGYLQIAVMNVIPAVLFFFFVLLMVDLEAVRTGIKGMPVDEVPNLREVLRGGWHFFIPLVVVVTLLFEGYSPDLGAFWGIISAMALSWLRRDTAMTPRDIFRGLVSGAHSNTSAGAAIGSLGVIIGGIILAGLGLKFSAVLVEFAGGNLLLTVALVTVISVIIGMGSSTTGSYIILAVVAAPALVQLGVPEVPAHLVVFYAACLSNITPPVCVSAFAGAAIAGADPMKTGFAALKFGTTLMLIPFSFVYVPELLLLGTALEIAAAAISYLLGYAALAVAIQGVDYLAGTVEPWRKTVFLAAAACFLLPMIWWLKVAGVALLAAAWGLRALVPGRT
- a CDS encoding tripartite tricarboxylate transporter permease; the protein is MAFENLLVPTRLGYLFIGVFMGLALGAIPGLGGLVGLAILLPFTFDMDSFEAFAIMIGLISVTSTSDTIPSVLFGVPGTSASQATILDGHPMAKKGEAGRAFGAAYMASLIGGVFGSLVLALSIPVLRPIVLAFGSPEFFMLGFLGISMVAVLSGNAPVKGLIAGALGLCVGMVGMDPQTGVLRWVFGQLYLWDGVPLVPVALGIFAIPEIVDLTIRGTRIADVPKERLVGVLSGIRDTFRNWFLVLRCGVVGVFVGAIPGLGASVVDWFAYGHAIQTEKGANETFGTGDVRGVLAPEAANNAKEGGALIPTIAFGVPGSASMALLLGAMTIQGLTPGSAMLTKDLAVTYTMIWSLAVANIFGTILCMLLTNTLAKIAMVRINLLTPLVVVIVFLASFQATRHYGDLWSLLFFSLLGWLMKRFGWPRPPLILGLVLSGIIENYLFISVSRYGAAWMTRPIVMIVAVLIAISLYYGVRNARKQRELQQKRDAQVDHEKSGDTDEA
- the leuD gene encoding 3-isopropylmalate dehydratase small subunit translates to MNEIKQVGGRAVVVRGPDIDTDRIVPARYLKEITFNRMGEYPFFDERYDADGNTVDHPFNEERFQGAEVLVVNRNFGCGSSREHAPQALYRWGIRVVIGESFGPIFAGSSVLLGMPTVMASPEDVGKLMALVESDPTAELTVDLEARKVRLPDGSDIDLDISEGHRNALTTGTWDSTALLLDNMDEVAKTSDKLPYTSDFEGPAPL
- a CDS encoding LLM class flavin-dependent oxidoreductase produces the protein MGNIGMCFVNAAPQIDAGFVTAMARKCDEGGLHSFWTIDRIAYDNLEALTVLAAAAGATERVRLGTSVLLSALRHPALLAKTVATLDFLSNGRVTLGIGFGSRENDFTSVEVPWEHRGSRAEESLKLMKRLWTEEEVEHHGRFFDLHSTRFGPDTVQSPHPPVWMGGGAEPVLKRVGRYADGYICGSNAVHNFDAVWEKISGHARAAGRNPDDIEKAGLTFIAIDDDKSKAVEACENYLIRYYGKVRMDVEKYMLVGSADACADGINRIFAGGLQTLIIGLAISDLRQLDTFVEKVMPQVES
- the leuC gene encoding 3-isopropylmalate dehydratase large subunit; amino-acid sequence: MSDRTLYDKVWDSHAVTTLPTGQTQLFIGLHLVHEVTTPQAFDMLRERGLPIAYPERTFSTVDHVVPTDMRVRPFLDEQAEAMTAALERNVREFGIEFYGLDSDRQGIVHVIGPQLGLTQPGMTLACGDSHTSTHGAFGTLAFGIGTSQVRDVLATQTLAMDRLQVRRINVNGKLPLGVHAKDVILTIIRQLGVGGGKGYAYEYGGDVLDRMNMDERMTVCNMSIEGGALVGYVNPDQTTYDYVLGRPFAPKGESFDRAVAYWRSMASDPDASYDDVVDIDGSAIEPTVTWGINPGQALGVLENLPRPEELTDPKSVEKAYTHMGWEPGAPILGTPIDVAFIGSCTNSRLSDLIAAARVAEGRRVADGVKALVVPGSADVKKQAEAAGLDRVFTEAGFQWREAGCSMCLAMNPDKLSGREVCASSSNRNFIGRQGSPGGRTLLMSPAMVAAAALNGKVVDVRQYN